The following are from one region of the Oscarella lobularis chromosome 3, ooOscLobu1.1, whole genome shotgun sequence genome:
- the LOC136184658 gene encoding U5 small nuclear ribonucleoprotein 200 kDa helicase-like, whose product MADVSARRVQYEYKANSNLVLQPDRSLIDRVGKDEPTGEVLSLSGKLTGHRMGDRSQRTRPPASEAKRSKRDDRRENRAGKTEDVDVSGIYYRPKTKESKGTYEILLSFIQSSIGDQPRDILCGAADEVLATLKTDRLREKEKKKDVESLLGSMTDERFALLYSLGKKIADYTPEKDAAAQSAAESGEMEIDEKYGVAVVFEEDDGGGGDATTSTKGGGGEYRGEVKEDDSGDENGGEEADDKLILHAGSLDGAPGGGGDAWGGGGGGERGVDELNPRMIDAYFLQRELNKFYEDPMVSQKKANEVLDILKTAADDRDCENKLVILLGFDQFNFIKMLRQNRMKVLYCTLLARAENDDERKQLEMKMASDADLLPVLQALNAMETDDLVQEERARKAAQRKSKVESGLEAEDADQIKKKGTHPKKLLDLEDLKFSQGSHFMANRKCTLPDGSFRKAKKGYEEIHVPALKPKPFEVEEKLVRIDELPKWSREAFGTYTSLNRIQSRLCKTAFGSDENILLCAPTGAGKTNVALLTILREIGKHMDDDGSIRLDDFKVIYIAPMKSLVQEMVGNFSKRLESYGVKVNELTGDHQLSREQILETQVIVCTPEKWDIITRKSGERTYAQLVSLVIIDEIHLLHDNRGPVLESIVARTIRQVEATQEPVRLVGLSATLPNFEDVATFLRVDPSKGLFFFDNSFRPVALEQTFVGITEKKALKKFQLMNEIVYDKVMDHAGKNQVLVFVHSRKETGKTARAIRDMSLDRDTIGQFLREESASAEVLKSEAEQTKNPELKDLLPYGFAIHHAGMTRVDRTLVEDLFADRHIQVLVSTATLAWGVNLPAHTVIIKGTQVYSPEKGQWVELGALDILQMFGRAGRPQYDSRGEGILITSHSELQYYLSLLNQQLPVESQFVNKLADNLNAEIVLGTVHNAKEAVQYLGYTYLYIRMLQSPTLYGISHDEAEQDPLLEKRRADLIHTAAIILDKNSLIKYDRKTGIFQVTELGRIASHYYCTHETMATYSSLLKPNLSQIELFRVFSLSSEFKYVTVREEEKLELIKLLERVPIPVKESIEESSAKVNVLLQAHISQLKLEGFALIADMVYVTQSAGRLLRALFEIVLHRGWAQLTDRALSLCKMVTKRMWSSMSPLRQFRRMPMEVVVKLEKKEEFAWERLYDLNHTEIGELIRNPKMGKTIHKFVHQFPKLDLATHIQPITRSTLKVELTITPDFQWEEKVHGNSQSFWIFVEDGDSEIILHHEYFLLKSKYAEEEHTVEFFVPIFEPLPPQYFIRIVADTWIGSETQLPVSFRHLLLPEKNPPPTELLDLQPLPVSALKNEAFESLYGDQFEMFNPIQTQVFNTVYSADENVFIGAPTGSGKTVCAELAVLRMLSNSPDGRCVFITPIRQLAEEIFIEWEAKFGRKLGRKVVLLTGETSADLKLIAKGNIVIGTPEKWDVLSRRWKQRKNVQNVGLFIVDEAHLIGGENGHILEIICSRMRYIASQMEKKIRIVVLSSSVSIARDVSQWIGATSHSSFNFHPNVRPVPLELHVQGFNISHAASRLTAMAKSVYQAIVRHSPTKPAIVFVPSRKQARLTSIDLLTFCGADMKPQRFLHCAKEDLTDHLEHIKDKTLKESLASGVAYAHEGLTDLELQIVRHLFNSGAVQVVVVSAGLCWALGMSAYLVVVMDTQCYDGRGHRYVDYSLTDVIRMVGYANRPLVDDEAKCVILCQLSKKEIFKKFLYEPLPIESHLDHFLHDHFNAEIVTKTVENKQDAVDYLTWTFLYRRMTQNPNYYNLQGVTHRHLSDHMSELVENTLNDLQQSKCIGIEEEIDVHPLNLGMIAAYYYINYTTIELFSMSLNAKTKLRGLVEIVSSAAEFEGIPLRHHEEAILRQLTSRVPLKLPTGSKFNDPHIKTNLLLQAHLSRLQLSAELQQDTEQMLKKVLRLIQACVDVLSSNGWLNPALQAMELSQMITQAVWNKDSYLKQLPHFTSAVIERCQERKVESIFDVMDMEDKDRNGLLQLTDSQMQDVARFCNRYPNIDIKYEVLNKDDLTSGSSVVVSVELEREDNTPPGPVIAPFYPQKKEEGWWVVIGDPESNSLLSIKRLTLQQKAGVKVEFAAPSSGRYNYVLYLMCDSYLGCDQEYGFEIDVSGDADDESS is encoded by the exons ATGGCAGATGTCTCGGCTAGGCGTGTGCAGTACGAATACAAAGCG AATTCGAATCTCGTCTTGCAACCCGATCGATCGTTGATCGATCGCGTCGGCAAGGACGAACCGACCGGCGAGGTTCTCTCGCTTTCCGGCAAGCTAACGGGCCATCGCATGGGCGATCGATCGCAACGAACGCGACCCCCAGCAAGCGAAGCGAA GCGatcgaaacgcgacgatcgacgcgaaaatCGCGCCGGCAAAaccgaagacgtcgacgtctcggGCATCTACTACCGcccgaaaacgaaagaatcGAAAGGCACGTACGAAATCCTCCTCAGCTTCATTCAGTCGTCGATCGGCGATCAGCCGCGCGACATTCTATgcggcgccgccgacgaagtTCTCGCCACGCTCAAAACCGATCGCCTtcgcgaaaaggagaagaaaaaggacgtcgaatcgcttctCGGTTCGATGACCGACGAACGATTCGCCCTTCTCTATAGCCTCGGTAAGAAAATCGCCGATTACACGCCGGAAAAGGACGCGGCGGCCCAGAGCGCCGCCGAATCGGGCGAAatggaaatcgacgagaaatacggcgtcgccgtcgttttcgaggaagacgacggcggcggcggcgacgcgacgacgtcgacgaaaggcggcggcggcgaatatCGCGGCGAAGTGAAGGAGGACGATTCgggcgacgagaacgggGGCGAAGAGGCGGACGataaattgattttgcacGCTGGTTCCCTCGACGGGGCCCCCggtggtggcggcgacgcgtggggcggcggcggcggcggagagcggggcgtcgacgagttgaaTCCTCGCATGATCGACGCGTATTTTCTTCAGCGGGAGTTGAATAAGTTCTACGAGGATCCGATGGTGTCCCagaagaaggcgaacgaGGTTTTGGATATTttgaagacggcggcggacgaTAGGGATTGCGAGAACAAGTTGGTCATTTTGCTTGGATTCGATCAGTTTAACTTTATCAAGATGCTGAGACAGAATCGAATGAAAG TTTTGTATTGTACGCTTTTGGCTCGGGCTGAGAATGACGATGAGCGAAAGCAGTTGGAAATGAAAATGGCTTCTGATGCCGATCTACTGCCCGTTCTGCAGGCGTTGAATGCCATGGAAACGGATGATTTAGTGCAG gAGGAGAGGGCACGAAAGGCGGCGcagagaaaaagcaaagtGGAGTCCGGCTTGGAAGCAGAAGACGCTGATCAGATCAAAAAGAAAGGg ACTCATCCCAAAAAGTTGCTTGATCTCGAGGACTTGAAGTTTTCTCAGGGCAGTCACTTCATGGCCAACCGTAAGTGCACGCTGCCAGACGGCTCCTTcagaaaggcaaagaaag GCTATGAAGAAATCCACGTTCCTGCTCTGAAACCCAAACCATTTGAAGTCGAAGAG aaaCTCGTGAGAATCGACGAACTTCCGAAGTGGTCTCGAGAAGCGTTCGGCACGTACACGAGTCTCAATCGAATTCAGAGTCGTCTGTGCAAGACGGCGTTCGGCAGCGACGAGAACATTCTCCTTTGCGCGCCCACG GGCGCAGGAAAAACGAATGTAGCTCTACTGACAATTCTACGGGAAATAGGAAAACACATGGACGATGACGGGTCGATTCGGTTGGACGACTTCAAAGTGATCTACATTGCGCCAATGAAATCGCTCGTACAGGAAATGGTCGGCAATTTTTCCAAG AGATTGGAATCGTATGGCGTCAAGGTAAACGAATTGACCGGCGATCATCAGTTGAGTCGCGAACAGATTCTGGAGACTCAAGTCATTGTGTGCACGCCCGAAAAATGGGACATTATCACGAGAAAAAGCGGCGAACGAACGTACGCTCAACTCGTCTCGCTCGTCATCATT GATGAAATTCACTTGCTTCACGACAATCGCGGACCTGTTCTGGAATCGATTGTGGCGAGGACGATTCGTCAAGTCGAAGCGACGCAAGAACCCGTACGACTCGTCGGTCTCTCCGCCACTCTGCCCAatttcgaagacgtcgccACGTTTCTGCGCGTCGATCCATCGAAGGGcttgttcttcttcgacaACAGCTTTCGACCCGTCGCCTTGGAGCAAACCTTCGTTGGAATTACGGAAAAGAAAGCgctgaaaaaatttcag ttGATGAATGAGATTGTGTACGATAAGGTGATGGATCACGCTGGAAAAAATCAGGTGCTCGTCTTCGTTCACTCGCGAAAGGAGACGGGAAAGACGGCGCGCGCCATTCGCGACATGTCTCTGGATCGCGACACGATTGGCCAGTTTCTGAGAGAAGAATCGGCAAGCGCCGAAGTGCTGAAATCCGAAGCGGAACAAACGAAG AATCCAGAGTTGAAGGATCTTTTGCCGTACGGATTCGCTATTCATCACGCAGGAATGACGAG AGTCGATCGTACTCTGGTTGAGGACTTGTTTGCTGACCGTCACATCCAG GTGCTGGTTTCGACCGCTACACTGGCTTGGGGCGTCAATCTTCCAGCACACACGGTCATCATCAAGGGAACTCAGGTTTACAGTCCAGAAAAGGGACAGTGGGTCGAACTGGGAGCCCTCGACATCTTACAG ATGTTTGGTCGTGCCGGACGTCCTCAATACGACAGCCGTGGGGAGGGCATTCTTATAACGTCTCACTCCGAGCTCCAGTACTATTTGTCGCTCCTCAACCAGCAGCTGCCCGTCGAGAGCCAATTCGTCAATAAACTTGCCGACAATTTGAACGCGGAGATTGTGCTGGGCACGGTGCACAATGCCAAGGAGGCGGTTCAGTACTTGGGCTACACGTACTTGTACATTCGAATGCTCCAATCTCCGACCCTGTACGGGATTTCCCACGACGAAGCAGAGCAGGATCCTCTTTTAGAGAAA agaaGGGCTGATTTGATTCACACGGCCGCTATCATTCTCGATAAAAATTCTCTCATCAAGTACGACAGAAAAACGGGTATTTTTCAG GTAACTGAGCTCGGACGAATTGCCAGTCACTATTATTGCACCCACGAAACCATGGCGACGTACAGTAGTCTACTGAAACCCAATTTGAGCCAAATCGAGCTCTTCcgcgtcttttctttgtcatcCGAATTCAAATACGTCACCGTTCGAGAG GAGGAAAAGCTAGAACTGATAAAGCTACTAGAACGGGTCCCCATTCCAGTGAAAGAAAGCATTGAAGAATCCAGCGCCAAG GTCAACGTTCTTCTTCAAGCGCACATATCTCAGTTGAAATTGGAGGGATTTGCTCTTATTGCCGACATGGTCTACGTCACTCAG TCGGCTGGGCGTTTGTTGAGAGCGCTTTTCGAAATTGTCTTGCACAGGGGATGGGCCCAGCTGACGGACAGAGCGTTGAGCCTGTGCAAAATGGTCACCAAGAGAAT gtGGTCTTCTATGAGTCCTCTGCGTCAGTTTCGGAGAATGCCCATGGAGGTGGTGGTGAAgttggagaagaaggaggaatTCGCTTGGGAGCGACTCTACGATTTGAATCACACCGAAATCGGCGAATTGATTCGCAATCCCAAAATGGGAAAGACCATTCACAAGTTCGTTCACCAGTTTCCGAAACTTGACCTTGCCACTCACATCCAGCCGATAACGAG ATCAACCCTGAAAGTCGAGTTGACTATCACACCGGACTTTCAATGGGAGGAAAAAGTCCACGGAAATTCTCAG TCTTTCTGGATCTTtgtcgaagacggcgacagcGAAATTATTCTTCACCACGAGTATTTCCTACTGAAGAGCAAATACGCGGAAGAGGAGCACACcgttgaatttttcgttCCTATTTTTGAGCCCCTACCGCCGCAGTACTTCATCCGCATCGTAGCGGATACCTGGATCG gttctgAGACTCAGCTGCCTGTTTCGTTTCGCCACTTGCTGCTTCCGGAAAAGAATCCGCCTCCCACGGAACTACTCGATCTTCAACCGTTGCCCGTCTCCGCTTTGAAAAACGAAGCCTTCGAGTCTCTCTACGGGGATCAGTTCGAAATGTTCAATCCCATCCAGACGCAGGTCTTCAACACGGTTTACAGCGCCGATGAGAACGTGTTCATTGGAGCGCCGACTGGAAGTGGAAAGACCGTTTGCGCGGAACTGGCGGTGCTTCGGATGCTGAGCAACTCGCCTGACGGCCGATGCGTCTTTATTACGCCAATCAGACAGCTCGCGGAAGAA ATTTTTATTGAGTGGGAGGCGAAATTTGGGCGTAAGCTTGGGAGAAAAGTGGTGCTGTTGACTGGTGAAACGAGTGCTGATCTCAAGCTCATTGCTAAG GGAAATATCGTCATTGGAACGCCTGAAAAATGGGACGTGTTGTCAAGGCGATGGAAGCAGAGGAAAAACGTTCAAAACGTCGGGCTCTTTATTGTCGACGAAGCTCATTTGATTGGCGGAGAAAACGGG CACATACTGGAAATCATTTGCTCCCGAATGCGATACATCGCATCTCAaatggaaaagaaaattagaaTCGTTGTTCTCAGCTCATCGGTTTCCATAGCTAGG GACGTAAGCCAGTGGATTGGAGCCACTTCGCACAGCTCCTTCAATTTCCATCCCAACGTGAGGCCAGTTCCTCTGGAACTTCACGTTCAA GGGTTTAACATTAGCCACGCGGCTTCTCGTTTGACTGCGATGGCGAAGTCTGTCTACCAAGCCATTGTTCGTCATTCGCCAACAAAGCCGGCCATCGTCTTCGTGCCGTCAAGAAAACAGGCGCGACTAACGTCAATCGACTTGCTGACATTCTGCGGAGCAGACATGAAACCGCAGAG ATTTCTTCACTGTGCAAAGGAAGACTTGACGGATCATCTAGAGCACATAAAAGACAAG ACCCTGAAGGAATCATTGGCTAGCGGCGTTGCGTACGCCCACGAAGGACTCACGGACTTGGAACTGCAAATCGTTCGTCATCTTTTCAACTCTGGCGCCGTTCAG GTTGTCGTTGTATCTGCGGGACTCTGCTGGGCGCTTGGCATGTCTGCTTATCTCGTTGTCGTGATGGACACGCAGTGCTACGACGGAAGAGGCCACCG ATACGTTGACTATTCCTTGACGGACGTCATTCGCATGGTTGGCTATGCAAACCGGCCTTTAGTGGACGACGAAG CCAAATGCGTCATTCTTTGCCAACTttccaaaaaagaaatctttAAGAAATTTCTTTATGAACCTCTTCCCATTGAG TCGCATCTAGATCATTTCTTGCACGACCACTTCAACGCGGAGATCGTTACGAAGACCGTAGAGAACAAGCAGGACGCGGTGGACTATCTCACGTGGACGTTTCTCTACAGGCGAATGACTCAAAACCCAAACTACTATAATCTCCAAG GCGTCACCCATCGTCATTTGTCTGATCACATGTCGGAACTTGTGGAGAATACGCTGAACGACTTGCAGCAGTCTAAA TGTATCGGCATTGAAGAGGAAATCGACGTTCATCCCCTAAACTTGGGCATGATCGCGGCCTACTACTATATAAATTATACCACTATTG AATTGTTTAGCATGTCTCTCaacgcgaagacgaagctGAGAGGTCTCGTTGAGATCGTCTCTTCGGCTGCGGAATTCGAGGGTATTCCGTTGCGTCATCACGAAGAGGCTATTCTCAGACAG ttgacTAGTAGAGTTCCTCTGAAACTTCCGACTGGAAGCAAATTCAACGATCCGCACATCAAGACCAATCTCCTGCTTCAGGCGCATCTGTCTCGTCTGCAGCTCTCCGCTGAACTGCAGCAGGACACTGAACAAATGTTAAAGAAG GTTCTGCGTCTTATTCAAGCGTGTGTTGACGTGCTGAGCAGCAACGGTTGGCTGAACCCGGCGCTCCAAGCCATGGAACTTTCTCAAATG ATCACTCAAGCCGTGTGGAATAAAGACTCCTACTTGAAGCAGCTCCCTCATTTCACTTCCGCCGTCATTGAACGGTGCCAGGAACGCAAAGTGGAAAGCATCTTTGACGTTATGGACATGGAAGATAAAGATCGAAATGGTCTCTTGCAGTTGACAGATTCTCAGATGCAG GATGTGGCTCGTTTCTGCAATCGCTATCCTAATATCGACATTAAATACGAAGTCTTGAACAAGGACGACTTGACGAG TGGCTCGTCAGTTGTGGTCAGCGTGGAATTAGAACGCGAGGACAACACCCCACCTGGTCCAGTTATTGCTCCGTTTTACCCCCAG aaaaaagaggaagGATGGTGGGTTGTGATTGGAGACCCAGAAAGCAATAG CTTGCTGTCTATCAAGCGGTTGACGTTGCAGCAGAAGGCCGGTGTCAAGGTGGAATTTGCTGCTCCCAGTTCTGGTCGTTACAATTACGTTCTCTATCTGATGTGTGATTCCTATCTGGGATGTGATCAAGAGTATGGATTTGAGATAGACGTCAGTGGGGATGCTGATGATGAAAGCAGCTAG
- the LOC136184660 gene encoding transmembrane protein 179-like isoform X2 gives MGVCLIHVEFVVLAMSVLASLIYMIATWVAKKDTFDGACFLFAEWDAESQSASNPIAASCNVVIFSAFPSIAIAVVATVANVVTLVRIRKGRRTILLWLTKSKIAVSAITLICLFGIACMDSAGMKAFCSSAREIVKERSGQSASCEDIMKVSLPKAWLQMTLAEYCLWAAVVVWLILLAMTIIEYRQKKREIEQSISYQTMDNKASGEAISV, from the exons ATGGGTGTGTGCTTGATTCACGTCGAGTTTGTCGTCCTCGCAATGAGCGTCCTCGCTTCGCTCATCTATATGATAGCAACGTGGGTCGCCAAGAAAGATACGTTTGATGGAGCctgctttctttttgccGAATGGGACGCGGAGAGTCAGTCGGCCTCGAATCCGATTGCCGCGTCGTGCAACGTGGTCATCTTTTCGGCCTTTCCATCAATCGCCATTGCTGTCGTGGCAACAGTCGCCAACGTTGTGACCTTGGTGCGAATTCGAAAAGGACGTCG GACTATTCTACTTTGGCTGACTAAGAGCAAGATTGCCGTTTCTGCTATCACTTTGATTTGCCTCTTTGGAATCGCCTGCATGGACTCAGCCGGAATGAAAGCGTTCTGCTCATCTGCAAGGGAGATTGTCAAAGAAAGGAGTGGGCAAAGCGCCAG CTGTGAAGATATTATGAAGGTGTCTCTACCTAAAGCCTGGTTGCAGATGACTCTAGCAGAG TATTGTCTTTGGGCTGCTGTTGTTGTGTGGCTTATTCTTCTTGCCATGACGATCATTGAATATCGTCAGAAGAAGCGAGAAATTGAACAGTCTATTTCTTATCAAACTATGGACAACAAAGCGTCAGGTGAGGCAATTTCtgtttaa
- the LOC136184660 gene encoding uncharacterized protein isoform X1, protein MGQCTTVCELVVLTAGVIVSLVYMIATWVARGAAFHGGCFLFMDWKPQGPLVLFTPKTGAPCNAVIFSAFALLGICILFGVIDVLALRRRRSGNTTKRLIWNKTKIAILCIVLICLIGIAGTATAGLNTFCSNLKSASEKAQGDRRSCGEIVKTLKNVDDFSKNYFPSETWLQMTLVEYCLWAATGVGLILLAIAVVEYIQKKREIGRGFRYESMENPAESKETTPPPYTVSDPAKKKNGAIN, encoded by the exons ATGGGCCAGTGTACGACAGTCTGCGAGCTTGTTGTTCTCACAGCGGGCGTTATCGTGTCGCTCGTCTACATGATAGCGACGTGGGTCGCCAGGGGAGCCGCGTTTCATGGTGGCTGCTTCCTTTTCATGGACTGGAAGCCACAAGGCCCTTTAGTCCTCTTCACGCCGAAAACGGGGGCTCCGTGCAACGCTGTTATCTTTTCGGCCTTCGCCTTACTCGGAATTTGTATTCTGTTTGGAGTTATTGACGTGCTTGCCCTAAGAAGAAGGCGTAGCGGAAATAC AACCAAGCGGCTTATTTGGAATAAAACCAAGATAGCCATTTTATGTATCGTTCTGATTTGCCTTATTGGAATTGCTGGCACGGCCACAGCGGGACTGAACACGTTCTGTTCGAATCTAAAATCGGCCTCCGAAAAAGCGCAGGGGGATCGGCGCAG CTGTGGAGAAATTGTGAAAACCCTAAAAAATGtagacgatttttcaaaGAACTATTTTCCATCTGAAACTTGGTTACAAATGACTCTTGTTGAG TATTGTCTTTGGGCTGCGACTGGTGTGGGGCTCATTCTTCTCGCCATTGCAGTGGTTGAATATATTCAAAAGAAGCGGGAAATTGGACGGGGTTTCCGGTATGAAAGCATGGAAAACCCAGCGGAAAGTAAAGAGACCACGCCACCTCCCTACACTGTCTCCGATCCGgccaaaaagaagaacgGAGCAATCAATTAG
- the LOC136184659 gene encoding uncharacterized protein: MISSSWKLLHGRFDDFIFIRNEAYGPDSFTPTSLVGLARDSDAEEQCSIDLNLRRARAGEKVRGFHLVSEAKIVEVFNAVDGYCGTAKATLESNDDEIKLYRVKFNFDDTTYTNISLKLLSLAEKDRVWIRELVVYVVDDSKEERSGHSGLDVSTVRSMLGGLGKPLTSRAEELLSSVEQYQDMVSNGIEDMHSVFSQVPGLDAGRLLESLGKGNCDRNGGDGADVLSPLLSIFGQIQPRVEIEAKGDTEGKECDIDDCKSVDLQQGEEDLESRLKGYIDQKFSDLETCLVKRLDRLENLLLKRFREEE; the protein is encoded by the exons ATGATTTCTTCGTCGTGGAAACTCCTTCACGGTCGCTTTGACGACTTCATCTTCATAAG AAACGAAGCGTACGGACCAGATTCCTTTACTCCAACCTCTCTCGTCGGTTTGGCGCGAGATTCCGACGCCGAAGAACAGTGTTCTATCGATCTAAAtcttcgacgagctcgaGCAGGTGAAAAAGTTCGCGGATTTCACCTCGTCAGCGAGGCAAAGATCGTGGAAGTGTTCAACGCAGTCGACGGATATTGCGGCACAGCAAAAGCGACATTagagtcgaacgacgacgaaataaaGCTCTATAGAGTCAAATTCAACTTTGACGACACCACCTACACCAACATATCCTTGAAA CTTCTCTCGTTAGCCGAGAAGGATAGAGTATGGATTAGGGAACTCGTTGTCTATGTTGTGGACGATTCTAAGGAAGAGCGATCGGGTCATAGTGGACTTGATGTTAGCACAGTTCGTTCCATGCTGGGCGGCTTGGGAAAACCGTTGACGTCTCGAGCTGAGGAGCTTCTAAGTTCTGTGGAGCAATACCAAGAT ATGGTTAGCAATGGCATTGAGGATATGCACTCGGTTTTTAGTCAAGTGCCCGGGCTGGATGCAGGACGGTTGTTGGAGAGTTTGGGTAAAGGAAACTGTGATAGGAATGGTGGCGACGGGGCTGACGTTTTGTCTCCCTTGTTATCGATATTCGGTCAGATTCAGCCTCGGgttgaaatcgaagcgaaggGAGATACGGAAGGGAAAGAATGTGATATAGACGATTGTAAGTCTGTTGACTTGCAGCAAGGCGAAGAGGATTTGGAGTCAAGACTTAAAGGTTATATTGATCAGAAATTCAGCGATCTGGAAACTTGTCTGGTCAAACGGTTAGATCGATTAGAGAATCTTTTATTGAAACGATTTCGTGAAGAGGAATAA
- the LOC136184661 gene encoding 2,3-bisphosphoglycerate-dependent phosphoglycerate mutase-like, whose amino-acid sequence MGKLWLLRHGESVWNLQNRFTGWTDVELSERGEREARESGEMLKNAHIDIVYCSVLKRAINTAKIALGVSGHGYEALPHHENQALNERHYGDLQGLNKAEIGKQYGAEQLHIWRRSYATAPPGKDGESLKDTRERVLPYWREVILPDLKAGKDVLVSAHGNSIRALVMLIEDISAEEIPSVEIPTGYPFSYTFQDDGTGSPDVNVRELNAKVKAQREAKAAQSS is encoded by the exons ATGGGCAAACTGTGGCTCCTACGTCACGGCGAATCCGTGTGGAACCTCCAGAATCGCTTCACCGGTTGGACTGACGTTGAATTGAGCGAGCGCGGCGAACGCGAAGCGCGAGAATCGGGCGAAATGCTCAAGAACGCTCACATCGACATCGTCTACTGCTCGGTCCTCAAACGCGCCATAAACACGGCGAAAATCGCTCTCGGCGTCTCCGGACACGGCTACGAAGCTCTGCCGCACCACGAAAACCAAGCGTTGAACGAACGCCACTACGGCGATCTCCAGGGTCTAAACAAAGCCGAAATCGGAAAGCAGTACGGCGCCGAGCAATTGCACATCTGGCGTCGCAGCTacgcgacggcgccgccggGTAAAGACGGCGAATCGTTGAAGGATACGCGAGAACGCGTACTACCCTATTGGCGTGAAGTCATACTTCCGGATTTGAAGGCCGGCAAGGACGTGCTTGTCTCGGCGCACGGCAATTCGATTCGAGCGCTCGTTATGTTGATTGAGGATATTTCAGCGGAAGAGATACCGAGTGTGGAAATACCAACGGGATATCCATTTTCCTATACGTTTCAAGATGATGGCACTGGGTCACCTGACGTCAATGTTAGAG AATTGAATGCCAAGGTTAAGGCTCAAAGGGAAGCGAAGGCAGCTCAGAGCAGTTAG
- the LOC136184496 gene encoding arylsulfatase-like, whose translation MLAFFFLVFALTAAQKPKNYVIMFADDFGYGDSSVFGHPTIRTPAIERLAREGIRFNRWYSANPICSPSRAALMTGRLSVRTGMSRCAPTGGDGVFEPTSIGGLPDNETTIAELLKKKAFATQMVGKWHLGINEVNSTDCAHCPLQHGFDHFLGVPYTNSGGCPEEDEPLHCFLYENNALIEQPSDYTNISFRLLNRALEFMTENKDGPFFLYYPFLHTHIELFASKMFLNTSQRGFFGDNAEEMDYCIGEVLDHLVSLGIDKDTLVFFTSDNGPWLQERLNGGSSGLLRGGKFQTWNGGIMEPSFAWWPGTIKAGRISMELTNSMDIIATIADFEEMTPPNPLDGKSIKSILLDETAKTPHEFMFHYCACHLMAVTYGAYKAHYATQDALVVFCMGDGVQTHDPPLLFNTLRDPSENYPLTEAMDSNYSHVLAAIKAAVKEHKANLNPAPSQQNRGENKDLQPCCNPPHCCCGPACHKVIE comes from the exons ATGctcgccttcttcttcctcgtttTCGCTCTTACTGCGGCTCAGAAGCCGAAGAATTATGTTATTATGTTTGCCGACGAC TTCGGCTACGGAGACTCGTCCGTTTTCGGTCATCCAACCATTCGAACGCCAGCTATAGAGCGTCTAGCTCGCGAAGGAATTCGATTCAATCGCTGGTATTCAGCGAATCCCATCTGCAGTCCCAG TCGCGCTGCCTTGATGACGGGAAGGCTTAGTGTACGCACGGGCATGTCTCGCTGCGCACCAacaggcggcgacggagtTTTTGAACCGACAAGCATAGGTGGCTTGCCTGACAACGAAACAACAATAGCTGAACtactaaagaaaaaggccTTTGCAACTCAAATGGTGGGAAAATG GCATCTGGGAATT AACGAGGTCAATAGTACAGATTGCGCTCATTGTCCTCTCCAGCACGG atTTGATCATTTTCTTGGTGTGCCTTACACTAACTCAGGGGGATGTCCGGAAGAAGACGAGCCGCTGCACTGTTTTTTGTATGAAAACAACGCACTCATTGAACAG ccCTCAGATTACACTAATATTTCTTTTCGGCTATTGAATCGCGCTTTGGAGTTTATGACAGAGAACAAGGACGGgccgttttttctctactaCCCATTTCTTCATACTCATATTGAATTATTTGCTtccaaa ATGTTTTTGAACACGAGTCAGCGAGGATTCTTTGGAGATAATGCTGAAGAAATGGACTATTGCATTGGTGAAGTATTAGACCATCTCGTCAGCTTGGGCATCGACAAAGACACACTAGTCTTTTTCACAAG tgaCAATGGGCCATGGCTTCAAGAACGACTAAACGGCGGCTCATCTGGTCTCCTACGCGGAGGAAAATTTCAGACGTGGAATGGCGGCATCATG GAGCCTTCGTTTGCTTGGTGGCCCGGCACAATCAAAGCAGGACGAATATCTAT GGAGTTGACTAATAGCATGGATATCATTGCAACAATTGCAGACTTTGAAGAGATGACACCACCCAATCCTTTAGACGGAAAAAGCATCAAATCAATACTTCTCGACGAGACAGCAAAGACACCGCACGAGTTCATGTTTCATTACTGCG CTTGTCACTTGATGGCCGTTACTTACGGTGCTTACAAAGCGCATTACGCCACGCAGGATGCATTGGTTGTGTTCTGCATGGGAGATGGGGTACAAACTCACGACCctcctcttctcttcaacaCTCTTAGGGACCCATCTGAAAATTATCCACTGACTGAG GCAATGGATTCTAACTATAGCCATGTACTGGCTGCTATCAAGGCGGCGGTGAAAGAACACAAGGCAAACTTGAACCCTGCTCCATCCCAGCAGAACAGGGGAGAG AATAAGGACCTGCAACCATGTTGCAATCCTCCGCACTGCTGCTGTGGACCTGCCTGCCATAAAGTCATTGAATAA